From the genome of Fulvia fulva chromosome 12, complete sequence:
CAGTGTTGCCGGCGCATTGCCCGTGCCACAGGCGTCGGAAGCGCGATAGAGATGCCGACCAGCCTAGTGAAGTCGCGAACTTTCACCACAGCTGACGGGGTCACAGTCGGCGGTGTATTTGTAGGGGCGGGACCTGTGGGGGTACGGTGTACGTGGTGGTGGAGATGGGCGTGTCGTGGTCAGGAAGTGGCAGTGGTGGCAGGCGGAAAGCGCGGAGGAGGCCTCGGCTCAGGAAGCTTGTTCGCCGAGAAAGTTATTCGTGAGATCAACACCATCTTTCACTTCCACCTCATCAACTTCCAGCTAAGCGGTCAGTATGCGAGCATCAAGTGATAGCAGAAGTGAAGCTCAAGGTAGGCAGCAGTCCCCATTGTCCTTGATTGCCACCAATGGCTCCTCCCGTCCGCATATCATCGCTCCTTGGGCGGACTTCATCTTTCGCGAGAACATCACGACAGCTACAGCTTGGGTACTGCAAGAGATGGGCGGCGTCGAAGACGGCGATATGTGGCAGTCCCGTAGGGCGAATGTCTGGGAGCAGGCCTGTGAAGGTAATACAGCCGAGACCGCAGACTCGATGGACAACGACCACAACCACAACCACAGCCACCTCAAACGACGTTGAGGCCATCTCAGACGCGAGGAAACGCGATCTGCCTGCCTACGAGCCACCCAAGACGGGCCTCCTCTCAGTGCTGCCTTCATCCTGGCTACCTTACGCCGAACTCATCCGCCTTCATAGCCCGGCAGGCACGTACTACCTCTTCTTGCCATGCATCCTCAGCACACTCCTCGCAGCACCTCTGTGCAACCCGATCCCGGCTCCTGCTACAGTCGCCTACACGACCTTTCTCTTCGCGACTGGCGCGTTGATCATGCGTGGCGCAGGCTGCACCGTCAACGACCTCTGGGACCGTAACCTCGATCCTCACGTGTCCAGGACGCGTCTTCGACCAATCGCGCGTGGAGCTATCACTGTCCAGCAAGCAATACCATATCTTGGCGTTCAGCTCTTTTCCGGTCTGGCCCTTCTTCTACAATTCCCACTTGAGTGTCTATACTATGGCGTGCCAAGTCTACTACTGGTTGGCACATACCCGCTCGCGAAGAGAGTGACGAATTATCCTCAAGCCGTCCTCGGATTGACGTTCAGCTGGGGTGCCTTTATGGGCTTCCCTGCACTCGGCATCGATCTCCTCAGTAACATACCCGCCCTTATCAGCGCGGCTTGCCTGTATGGCTCGTGTGTTGCGTGGACGATCGTTTACGACATGATCTACGCGTACCAGGACATCAAAGACGATGCAAGAGTTGGTATCAAGAGCATTGCGCTGGCACAGGAGAAGAACTCGAAGCTCTTCCTGAGTGTGGTCAGCAGTGTGCAGGCTGCACTTTTGGCTGGAGCTGGTCTAGCTGTGGGCGCTGGACCGATATACTTCGCTGGCACGGTGGGAGGCACGGCAGTATCTGCGGCGTACATGCTCTGGAAGGTCAATCTGAAGAGCGTCAAGGACTGCTGGTGGTGGTTCAACAAGGGCGCTTGGGCGCTGACTGGAGGTGCTATAACACTCGGATTGACTGCTGAATATCTGGCTCACTACCTGGGCTGGTACGAGACCTCACCCAAAGACAAGCCATCCAAGAACGCGACATAAACGCTTCATGCTTGGTCGGCGGTCTTCCAAATACGCTACAACCCAACACGCTGCTGACAATTCCCCAACACTCTTCCATCCACTGCGCTGAACACCCACGTCTGCCCGGGAGGTCTCCGCGAAATGTCGAGCACGATACGTACGTGCACAACATCACCGCGTGTTCCCATACGGTCAAGACATTCCGACAACTCTTCGCCTCGCTGAAAGACGAAACTCCGCATTCTCTCCTCCACTTCGGCGCGTTGAGAGGATACGGCGCTGTCTTTGATCAGCGCGCACTCGGGCTTGTGCTGTCGCCAGTCATGTTATGCCCAGACCGCGTCGGAATACGATACCGTGGCATTAATTCACCTGTGTCTCACCTGTGCATGGTCA
Proteins encoded in this window:
- a CDS encoding 4-hydroxybenzoate polyprenyltransferase, mitochondrial translates to MAPPVRISSLLGRTSSFARTSRQLQLGYCKRWAASKTAICGSPVGRMSGSRPVKVIQPRPQTRWTTTTTTTTATSNDVEAISDARKRDLPAYEPPKTGLLSVLPSSWLPYAELIRLHSPAGTYYLFLPCILSTLLAAPLCNPIPAPATVAYTTFLFATGALIMRGAGCTVNDLWDRNLDPHVSRTRLRPIARGAITVQQAIPYLGVQLFSGLALLLQFPLECLYYGVPSLLLVGTYPLAKRVTNYPQAVLGLTFSWGAFMGFPALGIDLLSNIPALISAACLYGSCVAWTIVYDMIYAYQDIKDDARVGIKSIALAQEKNSKLFLSVVSSVQAALLAGAGLAVGAGPIYFAGTVGGTAVSAAYMLWKVNLKSVKDCWWWFNKGAWALTGGAITLGLTAEYLAHYLGWYETSPKDKPSKNAT